From Pongo pygmaeus isolate AG05252 chromosome 1, NHGRI_mPonPyg2-v2.0_pri, whole genome shotgun sequence, one genomic window encodes:
- the CLCN6 gene encoding H(+)/Cl(-) exchange transporter 6 isoform X1: MAGCRGSLCCCCRWCCCCGERETRTPEELTILGETQEEEDEILPRKDYESLDYDRCINDPYLEVLETMDNKKGRRYEAVKWMVVFAIGVCTGLVGLFVDFFVRLFTQLKFGVVQTSVEECSQKGCLALSLLELLGFNLTFVFLASLLVLIEPVAAGSGIPEVKCYLNGVKVPGIVRLRTLLCKVLGVLFSVAGGLFVGKEGPMIHSGSVVGAGLPQFQSISLRKIQFNFPYFRSDRDKRDFVSAGAAAGVAAAFGAPIGGTLFSLEEGSSFWNQGLTWKVLFCSMSATFTLNFFRSGIQFGSWGSFQLPGLLNFGEFKCSDSDKKCHLWTAMDLGFFVVMGVIGGLLGATFNCLNKRLAKYRMRNVHPKPKLVRVLESLLVSLVTTVVVFVASMVLGECRQMSSSSQIGNDSFQLQVTEDVNSSIKTFFCPNDTYNDMATLFFNPQESAILQLFHQDSTFSPVTLALFFVLYFLLACWTYGISVPSGLFVPSLLCGAAFGRLVANVLKSYIGLGHIYSGTFALIGAAAFLGGVVRMTISLTVILIESTNEITYGLPIMVTLMVAKWTGDFFNKGIYDIHVGLRGVPLLEWETEVEMDKLRASDIMEPNLTYVYPHTRIQSLVSILRTTVHHAFPVVTENRGNEKEFMKGNQLISNNIKFKKSSILTRAGEQRKRSQSMKSYPSSELRNMCDEHIASEEPAEKEDLLQQMLERRYTPYPNLYPDQSPSEDWTMEERFRPLTLHGLILRSQLVTLLVRGVCYSESQSSASQPRLSYAEMAEDYPRYPDIHDLDLTLLNPRMIVDVTPYMNPSPFTVSPNTHVSQVFNLFRTMGLRHLPVVNAVGEIVGIITRHNLTYEFLQARLRQHYQTI, encoded by the exons ATGGCGGGGTGCAGGGGGTCTCTGTGCTGCTGCTGCAGGTGGTGCTGCTGCTGCGGTGAGCGTGAGACCCGCACCCCCGAGGAGCTG ACCATCCTTGGAGAaacacaggaggaggaggatgagattCTTCCAAGGAAAGACTATGAG AGTTTGGATTATGATCGCTGTATCAATGACCCTTACCTGGAAGTTTTGGAGACCATGGATAATAAG AAAGGTCGAAGGTATGAGGCGGTGAAGTGGATGGTGGTGTTTGCCATTGGAGTCTGCACTGGCCTG GTGGGTCTCTTTGTGGACTTTTTTGTGCGACTCTTCACCCAACTCAAGTTCGGAGTGGTACAGACAT CAGTGGAGGAGTGCAGCCAGAAAGGCTGCctcgctctgtctctccttgaactcctgggttttaACCTCACCTTTGTCTTCCTGGCAAGCCTCCTTGTTCTCATTGAG CCGGTGGCAGCAGGTTCTGGGATACCCGAGGTCAAATGCTATCTGAATGGCGTGAAGGTGCCAGGAATCGTCCGTCTCCGGACCCTGCTCTGCAAGGTCCTTGGAGTGCTGTTCAGTGTGGCTGGAG GGCTCTTCGTGGGGAAGGAAGGCCCCATGATCCACAGTGGTTCAGTGGTGGGAGCTGGCCTCCCTCAG TTTCAGAGCATCTCCTTACGGAAGATCCAGTTTAACTTCCCCTATTTCCGAAGCGACAG agACAAGAGAGACTTTGTATCAGCAGGAGCGGCTGCTGGAGTTGCTGCAGCTTTTGGGGCGCCAATCGGGGGTACCTTGTTCAGTCTAGAGGAGGGTTCGTCCTTCTGGAACCAAGGGCTCACGTGGAAAGTG CTCTTTTGTTCCATGTCTGCCACCTTCACCCTCAACTTCTTCCGTTCTGGGATTCAGTTTGGAAGCTGGGGTTCCTTCCAGCTCCCTGGATTGCTGAACTTTGGCGAGTTTAAG TGCTCTGACTCTGATAAAAAATGTCATCTCTGGACAGCTATGGATTTGGGTTTCTTCGTCGTGATGGGGGTCATTGGGGGCCTCCTGGGAGCCACATTCAACTGTCTGAACAAGAGGCTTGCAAAGTACCGTATGCGAAACGTGCACCCGAAACCTAAGCTCGTCAG AGTCTTAGAGAGCCTCCTTGtgtctctggtaaccactgtgGTGGTGTTTGTGGCCTCGATGGTGTTAGGAGAATGCCGCCAGATGTCCTCTTCGAGTCAAATCGGTAATGACTCATTCCAGCTCCAG GTTACAGAAGATGTGAATTCAAGTATCAAGACATTTTTTTGTCCCAATGATACCTACAATGACATGGCCACACTCTTCTTCAACCCGCAGGAGTCTGCCATCCTCCAGCTCTTCCACCAGGATA GTACTTTCAGCCCCGTCACTCTGGCGTTGTTCTTCGTTCTCTATTTCTTGCTTGCGTGTTGGACTTACGGCATTTCTGTTCCAAGTGGCCTTTTTGTGCCTTCTCTGCTGTGTGGAGCTGCTTTTGGACGTTTAGTTGCCAATGTCCTAAAAAg CTACATTGGATTGGGCCACATCTATTCGGGGACCTTTGCCCTGATTGGCGCAGCGGCTTTCTTGGGCGGGGTGGTCCGCATGACCATCAGCCTCACGGTCATCCTGATCGAGTCCACCAACGAGATCACCTACGGGCTCCCCATCATGGTCACACTGATG GTGGCCAAATGGACAGGGGACTTTTTCAATAAGGGCATTTATGATATCCACGTGGGCCTGCGAGGCGTGCCACTTCTGgaatgggagacagaggtggaaaTGGACAA GCTGAGAGCCAGCGACATCATGGAGCCCAACCTGACCTATGTTTACCCACACACCCGCATCCAGTCTCTGGTGAGCATCCTGCGCACCACGGTCCACCACGCCTTCCCGGTGGTCACAGAGAACCGCGGTAACGAGAAGGAGTTCATGAAGGGCAACCAGCTCATCAGCAACAACATCAAGTTCAAG AAATCCAGCATCCTCACCCGGGCCGGTGAGCAGCGCAAGCGGAGCCAGTCCATGAAGTCCTACCCGTCCAGCGAGCTGCGGAACATGTGTGATGAGCACATCGCCTCTGAGGAGCCGGCCGAGAAGGAGGACCTCCtgcagcagatgctggagaggag ATACACTCCCTACCCCAACCTATACCCTGACCAGTCCCCAAGTGAAGACTGGACCATGGAGGAGCGGTTCCGCCCTCTGACCTTGCACGGCCTGATCCTTCGGTCGCAGCTTGTCACCCTGCTTGTCCGAGGAGTTTGTTACTCTGAAAGCCAGTCG AGTGCCAGCCAGCCGCGCCTCTCCTACGCCGAGATGGCCGAGGATTACCCGCGGTACCCTGACATCCACGACCTGGACCTGACGCTGCTCAACCCGCGCATGATTGTG GATGTCACCCCATACATGAACCCTTCGCCGTTCACCGTCTCGCCCAACACCCACGTCTCCCAAGTCTTCAACCTGTTCAGAACGATGGGCCTGCGCCACCTGCCTGTGGTGAATGCTGTGGGAGAG ATCGTGGGGATCATCACACGGCACAACCTCACCTATGAATTTCTGCAGGCCCGGTTGAGGCAGCACTACCAGACCATCTGA
- the CLCN6 gene encoding H(+)/Cl(-) exchange transporter 6 isoform X2, whose protein sequence is MAGCRGSLCCCCRWCCCCGERETRTPEELTILGETQEEEDEILPRKDYESLDYDRCINDPYLEVLETMDNKKGRRYEAVKWMVVFAIGVCTGLVGLFVDFFVRLFTQLKFGVVQTSVEECSQKGCLALSLLELLGFNLTFVFLASLLVLIEPVAAGSGIPEVKCYLNGVKVPGIVRLRTLLCKVLGVLFSVAGGLFVGKEGPMIHSGSVVGAGLPQFQSISLRKIQFNFPYFRSDRDKRDFVSAGAAAGVAAAFGAPIGGTLFSLEEGSSFWNQGLTWKVLFCSMSATFTLNFFRSGIQFGSWGSFQLPGLLNFGEFKCSDSDKKCHLWTAMDLGFFVVMGVIGGLLGATFNCLNKRLAKYRMRNVHPKPKLVRVLESLLVSLVTTVVVFVASMVLGECRQMSSSSQIGNDSFQLQESAILQLFHQDSTFSPVTLALFFVLYFLLACWTYGISVPSGLFVPSLLCGAAFGRLVANVLKSYIGLGHIYSGTFALIGAAAFLGGVVRMTISLTVILIESTNEITYGLPIMVTLMVAKWTGDFFNKGIYDIHVGLRGVPLLEWETEVEMDKLRASDIMEPNLTYVYPHTRIQSLVSILRTTVHHAFPVVTENRGNEKEFMKGNQLISNNIKFKKSSILTRAGEQRKRSQSMKSYPSSELRNMCDEHIASEEPAEKEDLLQQMLERRYTPYPNLYPDQSPSEDWTMEERFRPLTLHGLILRSQLVTLLVRGVCYSESQSSASQPRLSYAEMAEDYPRYPDIHDLDLTLLNPRMIVDVTPYMNPSPFTVSPNTHVSQVFNLFRTMGLRHLPVVNAVGEIVGIITRHNLTYEFLQARLRQHYQTI, encoded by the exons ATGGCGGGGTGCAGGGGGTCTCTGTGCTGCTGCTGCAGGTGGTGCTGCTGCTGCGGTGAGCGTGAGACCCGCACCCCCGAGGAGCTG ACCATCCTTGGAGAaacacaggaggaggaggatgagattCTTCCAAGGAAAGACTATGAG AGTTTGGATTATGATCGCTGTATCAATGACCCTTACCTGGAAGTTTTGGAGACCATGGATAATAAG AAAGGTCGAAGGTATGAGGCGGTGAAGTGGATGGTGGTGTTTGCCATTGGAGTCTGCACTGGCCTG GTGGGTCTCTTTGTGGACTTTTTTGTGCGACTCTTCACCCAACTCAAGTTCGGAGTGGTACAGACAT CAGTGGAGGAGTGCAGCCAGAAAGGCTGCctcgctctgtctctccttgaactcctgggttttaACCTCACCTTTGTCTTCCTGGCAAGCCTCCTTGTTCTCATTGAG CCGGTGGCAGCAGGTTCTGGGATACCCGAGGTCAAATGCTATCTGAATGGCGTGAAGGTGCCAGGAATCGTCCGTCTCCGGACCCTGCTCTGCAAGGTCCTTGGAGTGCTGTTCAGTGTGGCTGGAG GGCTCTTCGTGGGGAAGGAAGGCCCCATGATCCACAGTGGTTCAGTGGTGGGAGCTGGCCTCCCTCAG TTTCAGAGCATCTCCTTACGGAAGATCCAGTTTAACTTCCCCTATTTCCGAAGCGACAG agACAAGAGAGACTTTGTATCAGCAGGAGCGGCTGCTGGAGTTGCTGCAGCTTTTGGGGCGCCAATCGGGGGTACCTTGTTCAGTCTAGAGGAGGGTTCGTCCTTCTGGAACCAAGGGCTCACGTGGAAAGTG CTCTTTTGTTCCATGTCTGCCACCTTCACCCTCAACTTCTTCCGTTCTGGGATTCAGTTTGGAAGCTGGGGTTCCTTCCAGCTCCCTGGATTGCTGAACTTTGGCGAGTTTAAG TGCTCTGACTCTGATAAAAAATGTCATCTCTGGACAGCTATGGATTTGGGTTTCTTCGTCGTGATGGGGGTCATTGGGGGCCTCCTGGGAGCCACATTCAACTGTCTGAACAAGAGGCTTGCAAAGTACCGTATGCGAAACGTGCACCCGAAACCTAAGCTCGTCAG AGTCTTAGAGAGCCTCCTTGtgtctctggtaaccactgtgGTGGTGTTTGTGGCCTCGATGGTGTTAGGAGAATGCCGCCAGATGTCCTCTTCGAGTCAAATCGGTAATGACTCATTCCAGCTCCAG GAGTCTGCCATCCTCCAGCTCTTCCACCAGGATA GTACTTTCAGCCCCGTCACTCTGGCGTTGTTCTTCGTTCTCTATTTCTTGCTTGCGTGTTGGACTTACGGCATTTCTGTTCCAAGTGGCCTTTTTGTGCCTTCTCTGCTGTGTGGAGCTGCTTTTGGACGTTTAGTTGCCAATGTCCTAAAAAg CTACATTGGATTGGGCCACATCTATTCGGGGACCTTTGCCCTGATTGGCGCAGCGGCTTTCTTGGGCGGGGTGGTCCGCATGACCATCAGCCTCACGGTCATCCTGATCGAGTCCACCAACGAGATCACCTACGGGCTCCCCATCATGGTCACACTGATG GTGGCCAAATGGACAGGGGACTTTTTCAATAAGGGCATTTATGATATCCACGTGGGCCTGCGAGGCGTGCCACTTCTGgaatgggagacagaggtggaaaTGGACAA GCTGAGAGCCAGCGACATCATGGAGCCCAACCTGACCTATGTTTACCCACACACCCGCATCCAGTCTCTGGTGAGCATCCTGCGCACCACGGTCCACCACGCCTTCCCGGTGGTCACAGAGAACCGCGGTAACGAGAAGGAGTTCATGAAGGGCAACCAGCTCATCAGCAACAACATCAAGTTCAAG AAATCCAGCATCCTCACCCGGGCCGGTGAGCAGCGCAAGCGGAGCCAGTCCATGAAGTCCTACCCGTCCAGCGAGCTGCGGAACATGTGTGATGAGCACATCGCCTCTGAGGAGCCGGCCGAGAAGGAGGACCTCCtgcagcagatgctggagaggag ATACACTCCCTACCCCAACCTATACCCTGACCAGTCCCCAAGTGAAGACTGGACCATGGAGGAGCGGTTCCGCCCTCTGACCTTGCACGGCCTGATCCTTCGGTCGCAGCTTGTCACCCTGCTTGTCCGAGGAGTTTGTTACTCTGAAAGCCAGTCG AGTGCCAGCCAGCCGCGCCTCTCCTACGCCGAGATGGCCGAGGATTACCCGCGGTACCCTGACATCCACGACCTGGACCTGACGCTGCTCAACCCGCGCATGATTGTG GATGTCACCCCATACATGAACCCTTCGCCGTTCACCGTCTCGCCCAACACCCACGTCTCCCAAGTCTTCAACCTGTTCAGAACGATGGGCCTGCGCCACCTGCCTGTGGTGAATGCTGTGGGAGAG ATCGTGGGGATCATCACACGGCACAACCTCACCTATGAATTTCTGCAGGCCCGGTTGAGGCAGCACTACCAGACCATCTGA